The following coding sequences lie in one Myxococcus xanthus genomic window:
- a CDS encoding adenosine deaminase: MARDLIDLHIHVGGAVAPHILWSIAHQQGFKLPVKNYFDFVELITSRPGKVGSLDDYLKILHTWTEKIQSSPSAIERSVYEVIGKEYRGSRVTQMELRFNPMKRNLNSELDLDHIIHAALRGMDRAVLEYGVKMGLIFCLAREFDHRLNSIIVDKAIKYRTRGVYGIDLAGTETNAMELKPEVVTQYEELFSRARRAGLKCTVHTGETRGTGAEGVMAVVEKLQPHRIGHGIRAAYDEHAMKVLRERDIVLELCPTSNLHTKAVEGVEELRHIVRTFWDRKVKFTINTDGPYLLETDMRREIDIIEQNGILTPEQVDQTLAWAREASFIPA; encoded by the coding sequence ATGGCACGCGATCTGATCGACCTGCATATCCACGTGGGTGGCGCTGTGGCGCCCCACATCCTCTGGTCCATCGCCCACCAGCAGGGCTTCAAGCTCCCGGTGAAGAACTACTTCGACTTCGTGGAGCTCATCACCTCCCGTCCGGGCAAGGTGGGAAGCCTGGACGACTACCTGAAAATCCTCCACACCTGGACGGAGAAGATCCAGTCGTCCCCCAGCGCGATCGAGCGCTCCGTCTACGAGGTCATCGGCAAGGAGTACCGCGGCAGCCGCGTGACGCAGATGGAGCTGCGCTTCAACCCGATGAAGCGCAACCTGAACTCCGAGCTGGACCTGGACCACATCATCCACGCCGCCCTGCGCGGCATGGACCGCGCGGTGCTGGAGTACGGCGTGAAGATGGGCCTCATCTTCTGCCTGGCCCGCGAGTTCGACCACCGGCTCAACAGCATCATCGTGGACAAGGCCATCAAGTACCGCACGCGCGGCGTGTACGGCATCGACCTGGCCGGCACGGAGACGAACGCCATGGAGCTGAAGCCGGAGGTCGTCACCCAGTACGAGGAGCTCTTCTCGCGCGCCCGCCGCGCGGGGCTCAAGTGCACGGTGCACACCGGTGAGACGCGCGGCACGGGCGCCGAAGGCGTCATGGCCGTGGTGGAGAAGCTCCAGCCGCACCGCATCGGCCACGGCATCCGCGCCGCCTACGACGAGCACGCGATGAAGGTGCTGCGCGAGCGCGACATCGTCCTGGAGCTATGCCCCACGTCCAACCTGCACACCAAGGCCGTGGAGGGCGTGGAGGAGCTGCGCCACATCGTCCGCACCTTCTGGGACCGCAAGGTGAAGTTCACCATCAACACCGACGGCCCCTACCTGCTGGAGACGGACATGCGGAGGGAGATCGACATCATCGAGCAGAACGGCATCCTCACGCCCGAGCAGGTGGATCAGACGCTCGCCTGGGCCCGTGAGGCCTCGTTCATTCCCGCGTGA
- a CDS encoding carboxypeptidase-like regulatory domain-containing protein, giving the protein MKALPSGRHTLRVTAEGFEPVWKVVQVGAASAVPPQLSVELRAGAAVSGTVVDARGAPVPRPRWMRGGLPDGGPAPSAGRGGGRP; this is encoded by the coding sequence GTGAAGGCGCTTCCTTCCGGCCGGCACACGCTGCGGGTGACGGCCGAGGGTTTCGAGCCCGTCTGGAAAGTGGTGCAGGTCGGCGCCGCGTCGGCGGTGCCGCCGCAGCTCTCCGTGGAGCTGCGCGCCGGCGCCGCGGTGTCGGGCACGGTGGTGGACGCGCGCGGTGCCCCGGTGCCCAGACCTCGGTGGATGCGCGGGGGCCTTCCAGATGGAGGACCTGCGCCGTCGGCGGGTCGCGGTGGCGGCCGTCCATGA
- a CDS encoding Smr/MutS family protein has translation MSQQRNGPKKKEAAFSNNPFKSAIQVMKDQEKKEAQEKAAAEVAKRKVAAPPPRATKAPKVREEDDASLFFSAMDGVQQLTHRGEAPAPNPRLPEIIDENAEALAQLSELVAGQGDFDFTGTDEFIEGAGPGIDRNLLRALRRGDFAIQGQLDLHGKTQNEARDALERFLGDSRRAKKRCVLVVHGRGLNSKDQIPVLKERLKGWLSEKRIGRMVLAFASARPQDGGTGAVYVLLRR, from the coding sequence ATGAGTCAGCAGCGCAACGGCCCCAAGAAGAAGGAAGCGGCTTTCAGTAACAACCCCTTCAAGTCCGCCATCCAGGTAATGAAGGACCAGGAGAAGAAGGAGGCGCAGGAGAAGGCCGCGGCGGAGGTCGCGAAGCGCAAGGTCGCGGCGCCCCCGCCCCGGGCCACGAAGGCGCCCAAGGTCCGCGAGGAAGACGATGCCTCCCTCTTCTTCTCCGCCATGGACGGCGTGCAGCAGCTCACCCACCGGGGCGAAGCGCCCGCGCCCAACCCGCGCCTGCCGGAAATCATCGATGAAAACGCGGAGGCGCTCGCGCAGCTCTCCGAGCTGGTCGCCGGCCAGGGCGACTTCGACTTCACCGGCACGGATGAGTTCATCGAAGGCGCGGGCCCCGGAATCGACCGGAACCTGCTGCGCGCGCTGCGCCGGGGCGACTTCGCCATCCAGGGACAGCTGGACCTGCATGGGAAGACGCAGAACGAGGCGCGCGACGCGCTGGAGCGGTTCCTGGGTGACAGTCGCCGCGCGAAGAAGCGCTGCGTGCTCGTCGTGCACGGTCGCGGTTTGAACTCCAAGGACCAGATTCCCGTGCTGAAGGAGCGGCTCAAGGGATGGCTGTCCGAGAAGCGGATTGGACGGATGGTGCTGGCGTTCGCTTCCGCACGGCCTCAGGACGGAGGCACCGGCGCGGTGTACGTGTTGCTCCGGCGGTAG
- a CDS encoding sensor histidine kinase produces the protein MIDQDVGAPVLRGRFGHTRGENVRTEGTVSTETSGNMGLTRGVDALEVRVEALLGEHLEAVRRRVDSRFAVLMVGQWLVAIAVAAVLSPFAWQGTSRVVHPHLHVAVVLGGLLSAFPLVLVRLRAGDVVTRHVVAVAQMLWAALFIHLTGGRIETHFYVFGSLAFLAFYRDPAVMATATVTAVLEHCLRGIWWPESIFGVSNPAWWRFLEHAFWMVFVNGVLVIACRETLGEMRRVAVQQVLLEGAYANERVDHEHALARARREMSSYREQAARVEKLAAVGRMTATVSHELRNPLAAARTANAVVVRHLRKLDVTLADQRLQRFLEIIERELAVCSRISSELLDFARERPLELRPCSLHALMEEVLDVVPGREGVRIQNSVPLSLESPWVDRELLRKVLINLVQNAVEAMPEGRLGRVDVFAEGGGGRAFIIRVSDNGMGIPEAMQERIFEPLFTTKPAGTGLGLSVVASTVRQHGGTLRVESREGEGSVFTLCLPAGCPAAEVAL, from the coding sequence ATGATTGACCAGGATGTGGGCGCGCCTGTGCTTCGGGGGCGATTCGGCCATACACGCGGGGAGAACGTGCGGACGGAGGGTACCGTGTCAACGGAGACTTCCGGCAACATGGGGCTCACACGTGGGGTCGACGCGCTGGAGGTGCGGGTGGAAGCACTGCTCGGCGAGCACCTGGAGGCCGTGCGACGGCGGGTGGACTCTCGCTTCGCCGTGCTGATGGTGGGGCAGTGGCTGGTCGCCATCGCGGTGGCGGCGGTGTTGTCGCCCTTCGCCTGGCAGGGGACGTCGCGGGTGGTGCATCCCCATCTGCACGTGGCGGTGGTGCTGGGGGGCCTGCTGTCCGCCTTCCCGCTGGTGCTGGTGCGGCTGCGGGCCGGGGACGTCGTCACGCGGCACGTGGTGGCGGTAGCGCAGATGCTCTGGGCCGCGCTCTTCATCCACCTGACGGGCGGCCGCATCGAAACGCACTTCTATGTGTTCGGCTCGCTGGCCTTCCTGGCCTTCTACCGGGACCCGGCGGTGATGGCGACCGCCACCGTCACGGCGGTGCTGGAGCACTGCCTGCGCGGCATCTGGTGGCCGGAGTCCATCTTCGGCGTGTCGAACCCCGCGTGGTGGCGCTTCCTGGAGCACGCCTTCTGGATGGTGTTCGTCAACGGGGTGCTGGTGATTGCGTGCCGCGAGACGCTGGGGGAGATGCGGCGCGTGGCGGTGCAACAGGTGTTGCTGGAGGGCGCGTACGCGAACGAGCGCGTGGACCATGAGCATGCGCTGGCACGCGCGCGCCGGGAGATGAGCTCCTACCGCGAGCAGGCCGCGCGGGTGGAGAAGCTGGCGGCGGTGGGGCGGATGACGGCGACGGTGAGCCACGAGCTGCGCAACCCGCTGGCCGCGGCCCGCACCGCCAACGCCGTGGTCGTCCGTCACCTGCGCAAGCTGGACGTGACGCTGGCGGACCAGCGGCTCCAGCGCTTCCTGGAAATCATCGAGCGCGAGCTGGCGGTGTGCTCGCGCATCTCCTCCGAGCTGCTGGACTTCGCCCGCGAGCGTCCGCTGGAGCTGCGGCCCTGCTCGCTGCACGCGTTGATGGAGGAGGTCCTGGACGTGGTGCCGGGCCGCGAAGGCGTGCGTATCCAGAACAGCGTCCCGCTCTCGCTGGAGTCGCCCTGGGTTGACCGCGAGCTGCTGCGCAAGGTGCTCATCAACCTGGTGCAGAACGCGGTGGAGGCCATGCCCGAGGGCCGTCTGGGCCGGGTGGACGTGTTCGCGGAGGGCGGCGGTGGGCGTGCCTTCATCATCCGCGTGTCCGACAACGGCATGGGCATTCCGGAGGCGATGCAGGAGCGCATCTTCGAGCCGCTCTTCACGACGAAGCCCGCGGGCACTGGCCTGGGCCTGTCGGTGGTGGCCAGCACGGTGCGGCAGCACGGCGGCACCCTGCGCGTGGAGAGCCGGGAAGGGGAGGGCAGCGTCTTCACCCTCTGCCTCCCGGCGGGTTGCCCCGCCGCCGAAGTCGCCCTCTAG
- a CDS encoding carboxypeptidase-like regulatory domain-containing protein has product MAAVHDAASSSTRYVDLSQDGAGSAVELVLDATGVVRGSVEFANGEPVGEAVIVAEPASALVRGRVEGTLRGKHVTVADPGGRFEVRGLVHGTYNLRAAALGIPLHQRLSWMGTPVRVETGGSEVVVRMRRGGSLSGQVRLEDGAVPAAFTVTLRGGSGTSFGGGDGRFPVNGIPAGEYTVFVSGPGFLTKSLPALKVEEDQDTNLGAVALSRGRRLTGRVASAAGAPVRATVTVSQQLRGCAVMVGSAAELEHGLQQVSSDAEGHFVLEGLPISILQLGAEHPVEGRSAFVRVEEGVPVSACERVAGPSGAADDGHHAHPLTHATVVQRLFNPCRWNERVTVCFTPSSTSPEGKLHVSAGTVCLFRQVWIARGM; this is encoded by the coding sequence GTGGCGGCCGTCCATGATGCCGCGTCGTCGTCCACCCGCTACGTCGACCTCTCTCAGGACGGCGCGGGCTCGGCGGTGGAGCTGGTGCTGGATGCAACGGGCGTGGTGCGTGGGAGCGTGGAGTTCGCCAACGGCGAACCCGTGGGCGAAGCCGTCATCGTGGCCGAGCCCGCCAGCGCGCTGGTGCGCGGCCGCGTGGAGGGCACGCTGCGCGGCAAGCACGTCACCGTCGCGGACCCGGGCGGACGGTTCGAGGTCCGAGGCCTCGTCCACGGGACATACAACCTGCGAGCCGCGGCGCTCGGCATCCCCCTGCACCAGCGGCTGTCGTGGATGGGAACGCCGGTCCGCGTGGAGACGGGCGGCTCCGAAGTGGTCGTGCGAATGCGCCGGGGCGGCAGCCTGTCCGGCCAGGTGCGCCTGGAGGACGGCGCGGTGCCAGCCGCCTTCACCGTCACGCTGCGAGGCGGCTCCGGCACGTCGTTTGGCGGCGGCGATGGCCGCTTCCCGGTTAACGGCATCCCCGCGGGCGAGTACACCGTGTTCGTCTCCGGCCCTGGTTTCCTCACGAAGTCATTGCCCGCGCTGAAGGTGGAGGAGGACCAGGACACGAACCTGGGCGCGGTGGCCCTCTCGCGCGGACGCCGGCTCACCGGCCGGGTGGCGAGCGCGGCCGGGGCGCCAGTGCGGGCCACCGTCACCGTGTCGCAGCAGCTGCGCGGCTGCGCGGTAATGGTGGGCTCGGCGGCGGAGCTGGAGCACGGCCTGCAGCAGGTGAGCAGCGACGCGGAGGGGCACTTCGTGTTGGAAGGCCTGCCCATCTCCATCCTGCAGCTCGGAGCCGAGCACCCCGTGGAGGGCCGTTCCGCCTTCGTGCGGGTGGAGGAGGGCGTCCCAGTGTCAGCCTGTGAGCGTGTCGCTGGCCCCTCCGGAGCAGCTGATGATGGTCACCATGCCCACCCCCTGACACATGCCACGGTTGTTCAACGCTTGTTCAATCCCTGTCGATGGAACGAGCGGGTGACGGTGTGTTTCACACCGTCATCAACGAGCCCCGAGGGCAAGTTGCATGTTTCTGCTGGAACAGTCTGCTTATTCCGACAAGTTTGGATTGCCAGGGGTATGTAA
- a CDS encoding class I SAM-dependent methyltransferase, with product MSAVSPLAQPEAWNLVAPEYVRELMPTFETFSRDALLRAGVAQGTRVVDVATGPGTLALLAARDGARVTAVDFSPEMIAALRARTAEAKLDIDILEGDGMALPFEANAFDAAFSMFGLMFFPDRARGFQELRRVLKPGGRAVVSSWTPFERSKELRAVYTRLWEQMGAKPSQPGAIPLSDPGTCQREMSSAGFTDVTVHEVEGSIDYPSTAAMVDATTRSSAPVVLARRALGAQWEPLLWSMHEYAQAELGPGPQRVTLTAYLTTGTRP from the coding sequence ATGTCCGCCGTATCGCCCCTTGCCCAACCCGAGGCCTGGAACCTGGTGGCGCCGGAGTACGTGCGCGAGCTGATGCCCACCTTCGAGACGTTCTCCAGGGATGCCCTGCTCCGGGCCGGCGTGGCTCAAGGGACGCGTGTCGTGGACGTCGCCACGGGGCCGGGCACGCTCGCGCTGCTCGCCGCGCGCGACGGCGCCCGCGTCACGGCGGTGGATTTCTCCCCGGAGATGATCGCCGCCCTGCGCGCTCGGACCGCGGAGGCGAAGCTCGACATCGACATCCTGGAGGGTGACGGCATGGCGCTGCCCTTCGAGGCAAACGCGTTCGACGCCGCCTTCTCCATGTTCGGCCTGATGTTCTTCCCGGACCGGGCACGTGGCTTCCAGGAGCTTCGCCGGGTGCTGAAGCCGGGCGGCCGGGCCGTCGTGTCCAGTTGGACGCCCTTCGAACGATCGAAGGAGCTGCGCGCTGTGTACACGCGCCTCTGGGAGCAGATGGGCGCGAAGCCGTCACAACCGGGCGCCATCCCCCTGTCCGACCCCGGCACCTGTCAGCGGGAGATGTCCAGCGCGGGCTTCACCGATGTCACGGTGCACGAAGTGGAAGGCTCCATCGACTACCCGTCCACGGCGGCCATGGTGGATGCCACCACCCGCTCCAGCGCGCCCGTCGTGCTGGCACGCAGGGCGCTGGGCGCGCAGTGGGAGCCGCTGCTCTGGTCCATGCACGAGTACGCGCAGGCGGAGCTGGGACCGGGGCCCCAGCGCGTCACCCTCACGGCCTACCTGACCACAGGCACCAGGCCGTAG
- a CDS encoding DUF2378 family protein: MIAFEVERGTPEPLTELARRLSRAEEKDRARGMFFLGALDVVRKEAGEAAAARCLAASRERAFVPFFLYPISSFLRLSFSAAGLLAPRLGGFEAAMRTIGARSAQDFLSTVVGRSFLALSGGCPRRLVSNLPSGYGTAVSYGERDVEWLGERQCRINMFRDFMPHSYHEGVLRAALAAIGARNTHILGRATGLLDGEYEVSWS; this comes from the coding sequence ATGATTGCGTTTGAGGTCGAGCGGGGAACGCCTGAACCTTTGACGGAGCTGGCTCGGCGGCTGAGCCGCGCGGAGGAGAAGGACCGGGCCCGGGGCATGTTCTTCCTGGGGGCGCTGGACGTGGTGCGGAAGGAGGCGGGGGAAGCCGCCGCGGCGCGGTGCCTGGCGGCCTCGCGCGAGCGCGCCTTCGTGCCCTTCTTCCTGTACCCCATCAGCAGCTTCCTGCGGCTGTCCTTCAGCGCCGCGGGGCTGCTGGCGCCGCGGCTGGGCGGCTTCGAGGCGGCCATGCGGACCATTGGCGCCCGGTCCGCCCAGGACTTCCTGAGCACCGTGGTGGGGCGCAGCTTCCTGGCCTTGTCCGGTGGCTGCCCGCGCCGACTCGTCAGCAACCTGCCGTCCGGCTACGGCACCGCCGTCAGCTACGGCGAGCGGGACGTGGAGTGGCTGGGCGAGCGCCAGTGCCGCATCAACATGTTCCGCGACTTCATGCCGCACAGCTACCACGAGGGCGTGCTGCGCGCGGCTCTGGCCGCCATTGGCGCCCGCAACACGCACATCCTCGGGCGTGCCACGGGCCTGCTGGACGGCGAGTACGAGGTGTCCTGGAGCTAG
- a CDS encoding TerB family tellurite resistance protein, with product MGAGTVLGAMLGLMAGLLVGSPWAIVLLLIAGGFAGRYYDAQNALPPEDPEALSDFSHAPYASAQDATSEAALVPRQEEPYEQFASDLCAVFVEVAHADGEVRRDEVRVVRRYFQTTLGYGPEALEVVRSHLKVFLAHPPDLDAAVSACHAQLPSAERHRLLDTLYELALADGGMQRSEREVLRRVAEGLGISEADEQAIIALHLGAGDEHYAALGLTPDATDVEVKRAFRQLAAEHHPDKSAHLGRQAAEQAARRFQQVRDAYEEIRRLRGL from the coding sequence ATGGGCGCAGGAACAGTTCTGGGAGCAATGCTGGGGTTGATGGCGGGGCTGCTCGTGGGCAGCCCCTGGGCCATTGTCCTGCTGCTCATCGCGGGCGGCTTCGCGGGGCGATACTACGACGCCCAGAACGCCCTACCGCCCGAAGACCCGGAGGCGCTGTCCGACTTCTCCCACGCCCCCTACGCTTCCGCCCAAGACGCCACCTCGGAGGCGGCGCTCGTGCCTCGCCAGGAGGAGCCCTACGAGCAGTTCGCCAGCGACCTGTGCGCCGTGTTCGTCGAGGTGGCCCACGCGGATGGCGAGGTCCGTCGCGACGAGGTGCGCGTGGTGCGGCGCTACTTCCAGACGACCCTGGGCTACGGACCCGAGGCCCTGGAGGTCGTCCGGAGCCACCTCAAGGTCTTCCTGGCCCACCCGCCCGACCTGGACGCGGCCGTCAGCGCCTGCCATGCCCAGCTCCCCTCGGCCGAGCGGCACCGGCTGCTGGACACGCTCTACGAGCTGGCGCTGGCCGACGGAGGAATGCAGCGCTCCGAACGGGAGGTCCTGCGCCGCGTCGCCGAGGGCCTGGGCATCTCCGAGGCGGACGAGCAGGCCATCATCGCCCTGCACCTGGGCGCCGGGGATGAACACTACGCCGCGCTGGGCCTGACGCCGGACGCCACCGACGTCGAGGTGAAGCGCGCCTTCCGGCAGCTCGCCGCGGAGCACCACCCCGACAAATCCGCCCACCTCGGCCGTCAGGCCGCCGAGCAGGCCGCCCGTCGCTTCCAGCAGGTCCGCGACGCCTACGAAGAGATTCGGCGCCTGCGCGGGCTGTAG
- the metF gene encoding methylenetetrahydrofolate reductase [NAD(P)H], with protein MKIRNRLNPSDPCFSFEFFPPRTDEGEANLLKALEDLATLQPGFVSVTEGAGGSTRAKTVELVLRIKQETGIEAMAHLTCGGHSPAELRTVLERLSAAKVDNILVLRGDPPKGQTVFEPAPGGFRYASEMARFIREEDFNFCLGGACYPEGHVETPSRDDDLRHLKAKVDAGLDFVVTQLFFDNAFYFDFVERARRAGINVPIVPGIMPITNYEQIQRFTRLCGATVPMRLALQLERVKDNPEAMAQLGVAHATVQCMELLSRGVPGIHFYTLNKSPATRMIVSALRARS; from the coding sequence ATGAAGATTCGTAATCGGTTGAATCCTTCCGACCCGTGCTTCTCCTTCGAGTTCTTCCCGCCCCGGACGGACGAGGGCGAGGCCAACCTGCTCAAGGCGCTGGAAGACCTGGCGACCCTGCAGCCGGGTTTCGTCTCCGTGACGGAAGGCGCGGGAGGCAGCACCCGGGCGAAGACGGTGGAGCTGGTGCTGCGCATCAAGCAGGAGACGGGCATCGAGGCGATGGCGCACCTGACGTGCGGTGGCCACTCCCCGGCGGAGCTGCGCACCGTGCTGGAGCGGCTGTCGGCCGCGAAGGTGGACAACATCCTGGTGCTGCGCGGAGACCCGCCCAAGGGCCAGACAGTCTTCGAGCCCGCGCCCGGGGGTTTCCGCTACGCGTCGGAGATGGCGCGATTCATCCGAGAAGAGGATTTCAACTTCTGCCTCGGGGGAGCGTGCTATCCGGAGGGCCACGTGGAGACGCCCTCCCGTGACGACGACCTGCGTCATCTCAAGGCCAAGGTGGATGCCGGCCTGGACTTCGTGGTGACGCAGCTCTTCTTCGACAACGCGTTCTACTTCGACTTCGTGGAGCGGGCGCGCCGCGCGGGCATCAACGTCCCCATCGTCCCCGGCATCATGCCCATCACCAACTACGAGCAGATCCAACGATTCACGCGCCTGTGCGGAGCCACCGTGCCCATGCGCCTGGCGTTGCAGCTCGAGCGGGTGAAGGACAACCCCGAGGCCATGGCCCAGCTCGGCGTGGCGCATGCGACGGTGCAGTGCATGGAGCTGCTGTCGCGCGGCGTGCCTGGCATCCACTTCTACACGCTCAACAAGTCCCCGGCGACGCGGATGATCGTGAGCGCACTGCGAGCCCGTTCATGA
- the folD gene encoding bifunctional methylenetetrahydrofolate dehydrogenase/methenyltetrahydrofolate cyclohydrolase FolD translates to MNAQLIDGKAVAARVRAEVKAEVDRLKLEHGLTPGLAVVRVGEDPASKVYVNGKKKAAEEVGFRSWELHPDEGITQEALLEVIHQLNADPAVHGILVQLPLPKHIDPDVIISAVKPEKDVDGFHPLNAGNLLLGRSTTRACTPYGVMRLLEEMGCDPAGKRAVVVGRSNIVGKPMALMLLQKNATVTLCHSKSDLRREVEGADILVVAVGVAELVKGAWINPGAVVIDVGMNRKPDGKLVGDVEFAAAAERASFITPVPGGVGPMTIAMLMRNTLDAAVRYGLVPVVR, encoded by the coding sequence GTGAACGCCCAGTTGATTGATGGCAAGGCAGTTGCGGCGCGCGTGCGAGCGGAGGTCAAGGCGGAGGTCGACCGGCTCAAGCTCGAGCATGGCCTGACGCCGGGGCTGGCCGTGGTGCGCGTGGGGGAGGACCCCGCCTCCAAGGTCTACGTCAATGGGAAGAAGAAGGCCGCGGAGGAGGTGGGCTTCCGCTCCTGGGAGCTCCACCCGGACGAGGGCATCACCCAGGAGGCGCTGCTGGAGGTCATCCACCAGCTCAATGCGGATCCGGCGGTGCACGGCATCCTGGTACAGCTGCCGTTGCCCAAGCACATCGACCCGGACGTCATCATCTCCGCAGTGAAGCCGGAGAAGGACGTGGACGGCTTCCACCCGCTCAACGCCGGCAACCTGCTGCTGGGCCGGTCCACCACCCGGGCGTGCACGCCCTATGGGGTGATGCGGCTGCTGGAGGAGATGGGCTGCGACCCCGCGGGCAAGCGGGCGGTGGTGGTGGGGCGCAGCAACATCGTGGGCAAGCCCATGGCGCTGATGCTGCTCCAGAAGAACGCCACGGTGACCCTCTGCCACAGCAAGAGCGACCTGCGCCGTGAAGTGGAGGGCGCGGACATCCTGGTGGTGGCGGTGGGTGTGGCCGAGTTGGTGAAGGGCGCGTGGATCAATCCCGGCGCGGTGGTGATTGACGTGGGGATGAATCGCAAGCCGGACGGCAAGCTCGTGGGCGACGTGGAGTTCGCGGCCGCCGCCGAGCGCGCGTCGTTCATCACCCCCGTGCCCGGTGGCGTGGGGCCCATGACCATCGCCATGCTGATGCGCAACACGCTCGACGCGGCCGTCCGCTACGGCCTGGTGCCTGTGGTCAGGTAG
- a CDS encoding ADP-ribosylglycohydrolase family protein, with translation MPSREEQIAGGIYGLLVGDALGVPYEFHAPARIPPPEDIDFQPPEGFQRAHDGVQPGTWSDDGAHALCLLDSLLFHGRLDPEDLGRRLVNWLEWGYLAVDGQVFDVGIQTRTALAAVHAGTPALMAGPKGERDNGNGSLMRVLPLALWHSGNDAKLASDAMTQSRVTHGHMRSQVCCALYCLWARRILQGARASDAWTDAVETFRNLYPEGFEARTELDTQVLPPGWEEIRGTGTGYVVDCLRSARQCVVEHDTYEQVVKAAVRLGRDTDTTAAVAGGIAGLIHGVNGIPARWRESLRGGGLLHPVLQKLLRCAVS, from the coding sequence ATGCCGAGTCGCGAGGAACAGATCGCCGGGGGAATCTACGGATTGCTGGTGGGGGATGCCTTGGGCGTGCCCTACGAGTTCCACGCACCCGCGCGGATTCCACCGCCCGAGGACATCGACTTCCAGCCGCCCGAGGGCTTCCAGCGCGCGCATGACGGGGTTCAGCCGGGGACCTGGTCCGACGATGGCGCGCATGCGCTGTGCCTGCTGGACTCGTTGCTCTTCCATGGGCGATTGGACCCGGAAGACCTGGGCCGCCGCCTGGTGAACTGGCTGGAGTGGGGCTACCTCGCGGTGGACGGCCAGGTGTTCGACGTGGGCATCCAGACACGCACGGCCCTGGCCGCGGTCCACGCCGGGACGCCCGCGCTGATGGCCGGCCCCAAGGGCGAACGAGACAATGGCAATGGCTCGTTGATGCGCGTGCTGCCATTGGCGCTCTGGCATTCAGGCAATGACGCGAAGCTCGCCTCGGACGCGATGACACAGTCGCGTGTCACGCATGGACACATGCGCTCCCAGGTGTGCTGTGCGCTGTATTGCTTGTGGGCCCGCCGCATCCTCCAGGGCGCGCGTGCTTCGGATGCATGGACGGACGCGGTGGAGACGTTCCGCAATCTGTATCCCGAAGGCTTCGAGGCTCGCACCGAACTGGACACGCAGGTCCTGCCGCCGGGCTGGGAGGAGATTCGAGGCACGGGCACGGGCTACGTGGTGGATTGCCTCCGCTCCGCGCGCCAGTGCGTGGTCGAGCACGACACCTACGAGCAGGTGGTGAAGGCCGCGGTGCGCCTGGGCCGGGATACCGACACCACCGCGGCGGTGGCGGGAGGTATCGCCGGGCTCATCCACGGCGTGAATGGCATCCCCGCGCGTTGGCGTGAGTCGTTGCGCGGGGGCGGGTTGTTGCATCCTGTGTTACAGAAGCTGCTCAGGTGCGCCGTGAGTTGA